A portion of the Longimicrobium sp. genome contains these proteins:
- a CDS encoding shikimate kinase — protein MGSSSPPDPAPVERVVLLGFMGAGKTVVGALLAERLGWTHVDLDREIERREGRRIAEIFAADGEARFRQLEAEATARVGRSAGIVLSPGGGWITRPELLGLLGAGTLSVWLKVGAEEAVRRAAAAPGERPLLAGADPLAAARRLLAEREPLYARADLVVETEGRSPVEVAEEIEREVRRRGIAG, from the coding sequence GTGGGCTCTTCGTCCCCGCCTGATCCCGCGCCGGTCGAGCGCGTGGTGCTGCTCGGCTTCATGGGCGCGGGGAAGACCGTGGTCGGCGCGCTGCTGGCGGAGCGGCTCGGCTGGACTCACGTCGATCTCGACCGGGAGATCGAGCGCCGCGAGGGCCGCCGCATCGCCGAGATCTTCGCCGCGGACGGCGAGGCGCGCTTCCGCCAGCTGGAGGCGGAGGCCACGGCGCGGGTGGGGCGGAGCGCGGGGATCGTGCTCTCCCCCGGCGGCGGGTGGATCACGCGGCCGGAGCTGCTGGGCCTGCTGGGGGCGGGGACGCTCTCCGTCTGGCTGAAGGTGGGGGCGGAGGAGGCGGTGCGCCGCGCGGCCGCGGCGCCGGGGGAACGCCCCTTGCTCGCCGGTGCCGACCCGCTCGCCGCCGCGCGCCGGCTGCTGGCGGAGCGCGAGCCGCTCTACGCGCGGGCGGACCTGGTGGTGGAGACGGAGGGGCGCTCGCCGGTGGAGGTGGCGGAGGAGATCGAGCGAGAAGTGCGCAGGCGGGGGATTGCGGGGTAG
- the topA gene encoding type I DNA topoisomerase, whose protein sequence is MASKAQKIRLVVVESPTKAKTIRGFLPSGYRVAASMGHVRDLPESASEIPPTLKGQEWARLGVNVERDFEPVYVIPSGKKKVVSELKALLKEADELVVATDEDREGESIGWHLVEVLKPRCPVTRIVFHEITPEAIREALEHPRDIDDDLVRAQETRRILDRLVGYTVSPLLWKKIATGLSAGRVQSVAVRLLVQRERERRAFRSATYWDVKALLAKDGEGFSAVLQSVGGKRIATGRDFDESTGRLKTQGVILLGEGDAKALCDRVRAAEWKVAETEEKPSIRRPYPPFTTSTLQQEANRKLRLSSRDTMRIAQRLYEEGYITYMRTDSVHLSDQAIRAARSRIRALYGEEYLTPQPRQYTTTTKGAQEAHEAIRPAGTEMRTTEVTGLKGVEAALYDLIWKRTVASQMADARQTHLTALIQAADAVFRASGKRIDFPGFFRAYVEGSDDPEAALEDREEPLPALRRGDALSLRDLEALFHQTQPPARYTEATLVKTLEAEGIGRPSTYASIIGTIIDRGYVERVSNQLVPTFTAFAVTSLLEKNFPHLVDTRFTARMEEQLDEIAGGDAEWLPYLRDFFLGPDGLEEAVQKGEQQIDPREASTVRLEGLPARVRIGKFGPFVEAEDGGGTVTATIPEGVAPADLSGEQVERLVRAKTEGPDVLGIDPETRKPVLLLEGRFGPYVQLGEATEEDKKPKRASLPKGMNPADVTLEAALRWLSLPRTLGRHPETGEEVKAGIGRFGPFVVAGNDFRSLQKGDDVYAIGLARALELLAEPKGGRGARKSPEPIRTLGAHPADGEPVTLWEGRYGPYVKHGDVNASLPKGVSPDAFTLEQAVPLLAERAASGKPARGRGRATARRGAKTAASKSSSASKTAGRKAKSKTASAAKAKSAKPPTKPPSARKK, encoded by the coding sequence ATGGCGTCCAAGGCGCAGAAGATCCGCCTGGTGGTGGTGGAGAGTCCCACCAAGGCGAAGACGATCCGCGGCTTCCTCCCCTCCGGCTACCGCGTGGCGGCCTCGATGGGACACGTGCGCGACCTCCCCGAGTCGGCCAGCGAGATCCCGCCCACCCTCAAGGGGCAGGAGTGGGCCCGCCTGGGTGTGAACGTGGAGCGCGACTTCGAGCCCGTCTACGTGATCCCCTCGGGGAAGAAGAAGGTGGTCAGCGAGCTGAAGGCGCTCCTCAAGGAGGCCGACGAGCTGGTGGTGGCCACCGACGAGGACCGCGAGGGCGAGAGCATCGGCTGGCACCTGGTGGAGGTGCTCAAGCCGCGCTGCCCGGTCACGCGCATCGTCTTCCACGAGATCACCCCCGAGGCGATCCGCGAGGCGCTGGAGCACCCGCGCGACATCGACGACGACCTGGTGCGCGCGCAGGAGACGCGGCGCATCCTCGACCGTCTCGTCGGCTACACCGTCAGTCCGCTGCTCTGGAAGAAGATCGCCACGGGGCTCTCGGCGGGGCGCGTGCAGTCGGTGGCCGTCCGCCTCCTCGTGCAGCGCGAGCGCGAGCGGCGGGCGTTCCGCTCGGCCACCTACTGGGACGTGAAGGCGCTGCTGGCGAAGGACGGTGAGGGCTTCTCGGCGGTGCTGCAGAGCGTCGGAGGGAAGCGGATCGCCACGGGGCGCGACTTCGACGAGTCGACGGGGCGGCTGAAGACGCAGGGCGTGATCCTCCTGGGCGAGGGCGACGCCAAGGCGCTCTGCGACCGGGTGCGCGCGGCGGAGTGGAAGGTGGCGGAGACGGAGGAGAAGCCGTCCATCCGCCGCCCCTACCCGCCGTTCACGACCTCGACGCTGCAGCAGGAGGCCAACCGCAAGCTGCGCCTCTCCTCGCGCGACACCATGCGCATCGCGCAGCGGCTGTACGAGGAGGGCTACATCACCTACATGCGCACCGACTCGGTCCACCTCTCGGACCAGGCGATCCGGGCGGCGCGCTCGCGCATCCGCGCGCTCTACGGCGAGGAGTACCTGACGCCGCAGCCGCGCCAGTACACCACGACCACCAAGGGCGCGCAGGAGGCCCACGAGGCGATCCGCCCGGCGGGAACGGAGATGCGCACCACGGAGGTGACGGGGCTCAAGGGGGTGGAGGCGGCGCTCTACGACCTGATCTGGAAGCGCACCGTGGCCAGCCAGATGGCCGACGCGCGCCAGACGCACCTCACCGCGCTGATCCAGGCGGCCGACGCCGTCTTCCGCGCCAGTGGCAAGCGCATCGACTTCCCCGGCTTCTTCCGCGCCTACGTGGAGGGCTCGGACGACCCCGAGGCGGCGCTGGAGGACCGCGAGGAGCCGCTCCCGGCGCTGCGCCGGGGCGACGCGCTCTCCCTGCGGGACCTGGAGGCGCTCTTCCACCAGACGCAGCCGCCGGCGCGCTACACCGAGGCCACGCTGGTGAAGACGCTGGAGGCGGAGGGGATCGGCCGCCCCAGCACCTACGCGTCGATCATCGGCACCATCATCGACCGCGGCTACGTGGAGCGGGTGAGCAACCAGCTCGTCCCCACCTTCACCGCCTTCGCGGTCACCTCGCTGCTGGAGAAGAACTTCCCGCACCTGGTCGACACCCGCTTCACCGCGCGGATGGAGGAGCAGCTCGACGAGATCGCGGGGGGCGACGCGGAGTGGCTCCCCTACCTGCGCGACTTCTTCCTGGGCCCGGACGGGCTGGAGGAGGCGGTGCAGAAGGGCGAGCAGCAGATCGACCCGCGCGAGGCGTCCACCGTGCGCCTGGAGGGGCTCCCCGCGCGGGTGCGCATCGGCAAGTTCGGCCCGTTCGTGGAGGCCGAGGACGGCGGGGGGACGGTGACGGCCACCATCCCCGAGGGCGTGGCCCCGGCGGACCTCTCCGGCGAGCAGGTGGAGCGCCTGGTGCGCGCCAAGACCGAGGGGCCCGACGTGCTGGGGATCGACCCCGAGACCAGGAAGCCGGTGCTGCTGCTGGAAGGCCGCTTCGGCCCCTACGTGCAGCTCGGCGAGGCGACGGAGGAGGACAAAAAGCCCAAGCGCGCTTCGCTCCCCAAGGGGATGAACCCGGCCGACGTGACGCTGGAGGCGGCGCTGCGCTGGCTGTCGCTCCCGCGCACGCTGGGCAGGCACCCGGAGACGGGCGAGGAGGTGAAGGCGGGGATCGGGCGCTTCGGCCCCTTCGTGGTGGCCGGCAACGACTTCCGCTCGCTGCAAAAGGGCGACGACGTCTACGCGATCGGCCTCGCCCGCGCGCTGGAGCTGCTGGCCGAGCCCAAGGGCGGCCGCGGCGCGCGAAAGAGCCCCGAGCCGATCCGCACCCTGGGCGCGCACCCGGCCGACGGCGAGCCGGTGACGCTGTGGGAAGGCCGCTACGGCCCCTACGTGAAGCACGGCGACGTGAACGCGTCGCTGCCGAAGGGGGTATCCCCCGACGCCTTCACCCTGGAGCAGGCGGTGCCGCTCCTGGCCGAGCGCGCCGCCAGCGGCAAGCCCGCCCGGGGCCGCGGCCGCGCTACGGCGCGGCGGGGCGCGAAGACGGCCGCGTCGAAGTCGTCCTCCGCCAGCAAGACCGCCGGCCGCAAGGCCAAGTCGAAGACCGCCAGCGCCGCCAAGGCGAAGAGCGCCAAGCCGCCGACGAAGCCTCCCTCGGCACGGAAGAAGTAG
- the trmFO gene encoding methylenetetrahydrofolate--tRNA-(uracil(54)-C(5))-methyltransferase (FADH(2)-oxidizing) TrmFO, which translates to MAEVTVVGGGLSGSEAAYQLAERGHDVTLCEMRPVRGTPAHQTDHLAEIVCSNTFKSEDPHNAHGLLKLEMDELGAGGSLLLACARESRIPGGAALTVDRREFSQRMTAAIEAHPRIRVVREEVAGLPAGPAIVATGPLTSDALSFAVRRALGDEGLAFFDAIAPVVSDESLDREKLFAASRWGKGGGDDFLNAPMEKEQYEAFVEALKTGEEYAGHDWENVPYFEGCLPIEVMAHRGVDTLRFGPMKPVGLPVPQWGGRRAWAVVQLRREDRAGQLWNLVGFQTRLKIPEQKRIFRMIPGLENAEFLRWGSIHRNTYLNFPAKLSAHGSLRERPELIFAGQITGVEGYTESTAVGILAAANLDRVVRGLEPVVPPPTTMLGGLLRYLRESDPAHFAPMNSNFGLLDPLETAGKMKKEEKRERLVERARADFGAWMDAHDLRVAEPASR; encoded by the coding sequence ATGGCGGAAGTGACGGTGGTCGGCGGCGGGCTGTCGGGGTCGGAGGCCGCGTACCAGCTCGCGGAGCGGGGGCACGACGTCACCCTGTGCGAGATGCGCCCGGTGCGGGGGACGCCCGCGCACCAGACCGATCACCTGGCCGAGATCGTCTGCTCCAACACCTTCAAGAGCGAAGACCCGCACAACGCGCACGGGCTGCTGAAGCTGGAGATGGACGAGCTGGGCGCCGGCGGCAGCCTGCTGCTGGCCTGCGCCCGCGAGAGCCGCATCCCCGGCGGCGCCGCGCTCACCGTCGACCGCCGCGAGTTCAGCCAGCGGATGACGGCCGCCATCGAGGCGCACCCCCGCATCCGCGTCGTCCGCGAAGAGGTCGCCGGGCTCCCCGCCGGCCCCGCCATCGTCGCCACCGGCCCCCTCACCTCCGACGCGCTCTCCTTCGCCGTCCGCCGCGCGCTGGGCGACGAGGGGCTCGCCTTCTTCGACGCCATCGCCCCCGTCGTCAGCGACGAGTCGCTGGACCGCGAGAAGCTCTTCGCCGCCAGCCGCTGGGGGAAGGGCGGGGGAGACGACTTCCTCAACGCGCCGATGGAGAAGGAGCAGTACGAGGCCTTCGTCGAGGCGCTGAAGACGGGCGAAGAGTACGCGGGGCACGACTGGGAGAACGTCCCCTACTTCGAGGGGTGCCTGCCGATCGAGGTGATGGCGCACCGCGGCGTCGACACGCTCCGCTTCGGGCCGATGAAGCCCGTGGGCCTCCCCGTGCCGCAGTGGGGCGGCAGGCGCGCCTGGGCCGTCGTGCAGCTCCGCCGCGAAGACCGCGCGGGCCAGCTGTGGAACCTGGTGGGCTTCCAGACGCGGCTGAAGATCCCCGAGCAGAAGCGCATCTTCCGCATGATCCCGGGGCTGGAGAACGCCGAGTTCCTGCGCTGGGGCTCCATCCACCGCAACACGTACCTCAACTTCCCCGCGAAGCTCTCCGCGCACGGGTCGCTGCGCGAGCGGCCGGAGCTGATCTTCGCGGGGCAGATCACCGGCGTCGAAGGCTACACCGAGTCCACCGCGGTCGGCATCCTGGCCGCCGCCAACCTGGACCGCGTCGTCCGCGGATTGGAGCCGGTCGTCCCGCCGCCCACCACCATGCTCGGCGGGCTGCTGCGCTACCTCCGCGAGAGCGACCCGGCCCACTTCGCCCCGATGAACTCCAACTTCGGGCTGCTGGACCCGCTGGAGACCGCGGGGAAGATGAAGAAGGAGGAGAAGCGCGAGCGGCTGGTGGAGCGCGCGCGCGCCGACTTCGGCGCCTGGATGGACGCCCACGACCTGCGCGTCGCCGAGCCCGCCTCGCGATGA
- a CDS encoding tyrosine recombinase XerC: MSPGEASETPRGGELEAFLRYVEHERQLSPNTVRAYTDDLAEFEEFLGRYYGSPEWTWAGVDRLAIRSWMGDCATVRGLAKSSIARKLSAVRSFYRYLHVEERVDANPARPVRTPKRDRTLPGFLTLDQMKELFALAEARAAEGGFHALRNLAVVELFYATGMRLSELQGLDVADLDVVADRARVRGKGRKERIVPLGGAAARALRRYYEARDRVLEQAPRGDRRAVFVSQTGKRLTVRQVQNVVGAFLKWVADETGLSTHSLRHTFATHMLDAGADLVAVKELLGHASLSTTRIYTHTSKERLKKVYRQAHPRA, encoded by the coding sequence ATGAGCCCCGGCGAAGCCTCCGAGACCCCGCGTGGCGGCGAGCTGGAGGCCTTCCTGCGCTACGTCGAGCACGAGCGCCAGCTCTCCCCGAACACGGTGCGCGCCTATACGGACGACCTGGCCGAGTTCGAGGAGTTCCTGGGCCGCTACTACGGCTCGCCCGAGTGGACCTGGGCCGGCGTCGACCGCCTGGCGATCCGCAGCTGGATGGGCGACTGCGCCACCGTGCGCGGGCTGGCGAAGAGCTCCATCGCCCGCAAGCTCTCGGCGGTGCGCTCGTTCTACCGCTACCTGCACGTCGAGGAGCGGGTGGACGCCAACCCCGCGCGCCCCGTGCGCACGCCGAAGCGCGACCGCACGCTCCCCGGCTTCCTCACCCTCGACCAGATGAAGGAGCTGTTCGCGCTCGCCGAGGCGCGCGCGGCCGAGGGCGGCTTCCACGCCCTGCGCAACCTGGCGGTCGTCGAGCTGTTCTACGCCACGGGGATGCGCCTCTCCGAGCTGCAGGGGCTCGACGTGGCCGACTTGGACGTGGTGGCCGACCGCGCGCGGGTGCGGGGGAAGGGGCGCAAGGAGCGCATCGTGCCGCTGGGCGGCGCGGCCGCGCGCGCGCTCCGGCGCTACTACGAGGCGCGCGACCGCGTGCTGGAGCAGGCCCCGCGCGGCGACCGGCGCGCCGTCTTCGTCAGCCAGACGGGGAAGCGGCTCACCGTCCGCCAGGTCCAGAACGTCGTCGGCGCGTTCCTGAAGTGGGTGGCCGACGAGACGGGCCTCTCCACGCACTCGCTCCGCCACACCTTCGCCACGCACATGCTCGACGCCGGCGCCGACCTGGTGGCGGTCAAGGAGCTGCTCGGCCACGCGTCGCTCAGCACCACGCGGATCTACACCCACACCTCCAAGGAGCGGCTGAAGAAGGTCTACCGGCAGGCGCACCCGCGGGCGTGA
- the hslV gene encoding ATP-dependent protease subunit HslV has protein sequence MSIPKFHATTILAVKRDGRVALGGDGQVTTGDVVAKSSAVKVRKLREGKILAGFAGSVADAFTLFEKFEEKLERYPGNLSRAAVELAKDWRSDRYLRRLEALLAVADRDHIYMLSGTGDVIEPDDDIVAIGSGGAYALAAARALKEHSTLTAGEIVRRGLEIAGDICIYTNRNVTVLELD, from the coding sequence ATGAGCATCCCGAAGTTCCACGCCACCACCATCCTGGCCGTCAAGCGCGACGGCAGGGTCGCCCTGGGCGGCGACGGGCAGGTGACCACCGGCGACGTGGTGGCCAAGTCCAGCGCCGTGAAGGTGCGCAAGCTGCGCGAGGGGAAGATCCTGGCCGGGTTCGCCGGCTCCGTGGCCGACGCCTTCACCCTCTTCGAGAAGTTCGAGGAGAAGCTGGAGCGCTACCCCGGCAACCTCTCCCGCGCCGCCGTCGAGCTGGCCAAGGACTGGCGCAGCGACCGCTACCTCCGCCGCTTGGAGGCGCTCCTGGCCGTGGCCGACCGCGACCACATCTACATGCTCTCCGGCACCGGCGACGTGATCGAGCCCGACGACGACATCGTGGCCATCGGCTCGGGCGGCGCGTACGCCCTGGCCGCCGCCCGCGCGCTCAAGGAGCACTCCACCCTCACCGCGGGCGAGATCGTGCGCCGCGGCCTGGAGATCGCGGGCGACATCTGCATCTACACCAACCGCAACGTCACCGTGCTGGAGCTGGACTGA
- the hslU gene encoding ATP-dependent protease ATPase subunit HslU, with amino-acid sequence MATNEIETPDAAQPGEGDFQPWLDELTPRGIVAELDKYIVGQGEAKKAVAIALRNRWRRQRVDDELREEIVPNNIIMIGPTGVGKTEIARRLARLAGAPFVKVEASKFTEVGYVGRDVESMVRDLVEVAVNMVRTDREDEVQEVAEQRVEERLLDLLIPPLDGARPGGEGGALGEAGRRVFVATPTGQVETPDDAQVRERRERTREKFRQLLHDGKLEDREVEVEVTQSSPIENMMVPMGMDPGMDAGFVDMLQDMLPKRTKRRTVTVAEARRILLQDELDKLVNMDEVVNEALDRVEEMGIIFLDEIDKIAGDRGGVGPDVSREGVQRDLLPVVEGSTVQTKYGLVRTDHILFIAAGAFHVSKPSDLIPELQGRFPIRVELKSLGELDFVRILKEPKNALITQYRALAAADGAALDFTDDGVAEIARIAAQVNERMENIGARRLHTVLTTLLEDILFELPELEPKQIVIDAQTVRDRLKDIVEDEDLRKYIL; translated from the coding sequence ATGGCGACGAACGAGATCGAGACCCCCGACGCCGCGCAGCCCGGCGAGGGCGACTTCCAGCCCTGGCTCGACGAGCTGACGCCCCGCGGTATCGTGGCCGAGCTGGACAAGTACATCGTGGGCCAGGGCGAGGCCAAGAAGGCCGTGGCCATCGCCCTGCGCAACCGCTGGCGCCGCCAGCGCGTGGACGACGAGCTGCGCGAGGAGATCGTCCCCAACAACATCATCATGATCGGCCCCACCGGGGTGGGGAAGACCGAGATCGCCCGGCGCCTGGCCCGCCTGGCCGGCGCGCCGTTCGTGAAGGTCGAGGCCTCCAAGTTCACCGAGGTGGGCTACGTGGGCCGCGACGTGGAGTCGATGGTGCGCGACCTGGTGGAGGTGGCCGTCAACATGGTGCGCACCGACCGCGAGGACGAGGTGCAGGAAGTGGCCGAGCAACGCGTGGAGGAGCGCCTGCTGGACCTCCTGATCCCGCCTCTGGACGGCGCCAGGCCCGGCGGCGAGGGCGGCGCGCTGGGCGAGGCCGGCCGCCGCGTCTTCGTGGCCACCCCCACCGGCCAGGTGGAGACCCCCGACGATGCCCAGGTGCGCGAGCGGCGCGAGCGCACCCGCGAGAAGTTCCGCCAGCTCCTGCACGACGGCAAGCTGGAGGACCGCGAGGTGGAGGTGGAGGTCACCCAGAGCTCGCCGATCGAGAACATGATGGTGCCGATGGGGATGGACCCCGGCATGGACGCGGGCTTCGTGGACATGCTGCAGGACATGCTCCCCAAGCGCACCAAGCGGCGCACCGTCACCGTGGCCGAGGCGCGGCGCATCCTCCTCCAGGACGAGCTGGACAAGCTGGTCAACATGGACGAGGTGGTGAACGAGGCGCTCGACCGCGTGGAGGAGATGGGGATCATCTTCCTGGACGAGATCGACAAGATCGCCGGCGACCGCGGCGGCGTGGGCCCCGACGTCTCGCGCGAGGGCGTGCAGCGCGACCTCCTCCCGGTGGTGGAGGGCTCCACGGTGCAGACCAAGTACGGCCTGGTGCGCACCGACCACATCCTGTTCATCGCGGCGGGCGCGTTCCACGTCTCCAAGCCCAGCGACCTGATCCCCGAGCTGCAGGGGCGCTTCCCGATCCGGGTGGAGCTGAAGAGCCTGGGCGAGCTGGACTTCGTGCGCATCCTGAAGGAGCCCAAGAACGCGCTGATCACCCAGTACCGCGCCCTGGCCGCCGCCGACGGCGCCGCGCTCGACTTCACCGACGACGGCGTGGCCGAGATTGCCCGCATCGCCGCGCAGGTGAACGAGCGCATGGAGAACATCGGCGCGCGGCGGCTGCACACGGTGCTCACCACGCTGCTGGAGGACATTCTCTTCGAGCTCCCCGAGCTGGAGCCCAAGCAGATCGTGATCGACGCCCAGACCGTCCGCGACCGCCTCAAGGACATCGTCGAGGACGAGGACCTGCGCAAGTACATCCTGTAG
- a CDS encoding addiction module protein, which produces MKKNPIFDFSHLSAVERIELAQDLWDSLTPEDAGDVPLSEAQRAELGRRLEAARRNPKEGYSWAEVREHVLETLEGVRAKSA; this is translated from the coding sequence ATGAAGAAGAACCCGATCTTCGATTTCAGCCACCTGAGCGCGGTTGAGCGCATCGAGTTGGCTCAGGACCTTTGGGACAGCCTCACGCCGGAAGACGCGGGCGACGTCCCTCTCTCTGAAGCGCAACGTGCCGAGCTGGGGAGGAGGCTTGAGGCCGCTCGGCGAAACCCGAAGGAGGGCTACTCCTGGGCGGAGGTGCGCGAGCACGTGCTCGAGACCCTCGAAGGTGTGAGGGCGAAGAGCGCGTGA
- a CDS encoding type II toxin-antitoxin system RelE/ParE family toxin, giving the protein MSRGLIIRHEADADIVEAAAWYEAQSYGLGAEFFQAVDVCIANAVRAPQRYARVQGIGEGDLRRALVSRFPYAVYFYFDDEDVMVIACMHLRRDPGELAKRL; this is encoded by the coding sequence GTGAGCCGAGGCCTCATCATCCGGCATGAGGCCGATGCGGACATTGTCGAAGCCGCCGCGTGGTACGAGGCGCAGTCCTACGGGCTCGGTGCGGAGTTCTTCCAAGCCGTAGACGTTTGCATTGCGAACGCCGTTCGCGCTCCGCAACGCTACGCTCGTGTTCAGGGCATCGGAGAGGGAGATCTGCGCCGTGCGCTCGTAAGCCGCTTTCCCTACGCGGTGTACTTCTACTTCGACGACGAGGACGTAATGGTCATCGCCTGCATGCACCTGCGCCGCGATCCGGGCGAGCTCGCGAAGAGGCTTTAG